In the genome of Acidobacteriota bacterium, the window AATGGGCAATGGCGCAACCGTTTGCGGGTTGATCAGGTTTTTGTTGTTGAGGGTATTGAACATCTCGAAGGTCGGAATGATGGCGAAGCGTTCGCCTCCAAAGCGGCGCGACAGCGTCCAATCCAGCGAGAAGTATTCATTGTCTTTTCGCACCGTGTTGCGATTGAGCGCCGTGCGAACATCCGGGGTAATTGGCTGTGCGCTACGCGCTTGAATGCGGACGTTGCTTTGGAACTTGCCGGGCAATTCGGTGTTCATCGAAAAGTTGAACTTGTGGCGAATGTCGCGGTCGGCCAACGCGTAATCCAGATAGAGGCGGTGAATGTCAAACGAACGGTCAGTGAACGGATCACGTTCGTTGGAATCGTCGTCGTAATCTTGCGAATAAACGTAGTTTCCGTCGAACTGAATTCCGTGACTGAAGCGTTTGCGCAACCCGACGGTGACACCGCGATAAAGCGATTTACCCACAGAACTGGTGACCATCACTTCGCCAAGTTGCGGGGAAAAGATGCCGTCGCGGTTGGCGTTCAAAAAACGCGTCATGTGAACGCCTTTGGAATGGGTGAAGTCCAGATACACCGCCAGCGAATTGACGATTTCATGTTCAATGCCGAAGTTGGTCGTGTAAATGCGCGGATTCGCGTAATCGCGGCTGAATACGCGCACACCTGAAAACAATGGGAATTGGCCAGCAGGAACCTTGGATGGTACGGTCACATTCGGCCAGGTCGGTCCCGGAACTCCGGACGCGATGATGTCGGAATTCAGGAAGATCGTTTGCTGTTGCACGCCATTGGTGGTGATGGATCCGACCTGCGACAACATGTTTTGGCGTGCGTTGAAGATTCCCCAGCTTGCACGGAAAACGGTTTTTCCATTTTGGCCTAAATCCCAAGCCAATCCGACGCGCGGTTGGAACATCAGCTTTTGATCGGGCAACGTGCCATCCGACGGGAAACGCGGGTCTTTCAGAAAACTGCCATAGGCGGTGGATTCCGGAGAGACGGTCATTGCCGGGAACATCTGGGCTTCCCAACGCAACCCGTAACTCAATGTCAGGCCGTGTTTGGCTTGCCATTTGTCCTGAATAAACAGCGAGTATTCTTCGTTGTCAATGTTTGACGCGCCGGTGGCATCCGTGGCTACACCGTCAAGCGCCGCGCCCTGCAGGAAAAGAAGCAGCGGGCCGCCGGTCGTTGTCGCGCCCGACGGACAAGCCGCGCTTGCCGCAACGTAGCTGCCGTTCGAGCAGCCTTTGATGTTCGGTCCAAATCCCGGCCCCAGGCTGGCCGGCGAAGCGTAATGCAGGAAACCCGTCACGCTGTCAAAGATGTAACGGCCTTCAAAGAATCCACGAAATACTTGTGCGTTGTTACTGTACGTCCAGTCGCCGCCCATTTTGATGTTATGGGCTCCGGCGATGAGCGAAAACGTGTCTTTCAACTGCCAACGTTGAAACAATTCGTCTATATTCGGCCCCAGGAAAAACGGATTGCCGAATCGGAAAGAAGGCCCAAATCCCATTGCCGTGTCGGCTGGGATATTGGATTGCGTTGCCGAACGGGGGCGGTCTTCGCGCAAATAGGTGGCGTGAAATTCATTGACCATCGTTGCCGAAAGCGTCGTGAACAGGTTCAGGTTGAAGGCGTGGATTTTTCCGGGGCCTTCCGTGCCGTTGGCGGTTGTGCCGTATGTCGGAACGTCAAATGTCTCGTTTTCCTTCTTTGATCGGTTGAAGTTGTAGGACAGGGCCAGTTCGTTGGTCGGAGTCAGGTTGAAATTCAATTTGCCCAAAAACGCCGACGTGTTAATCGGCTTTTTGACTGGTTGGCCTTCGTCCTGATTGCGTGTGGTTTTGAAGAAATTGATCAAAGCCAGGCGTTGGCAATCGGCGCTGCTGTTGATCAATGCTTCGTTGGCTTGAATGGTTGGCGTTTGCACGGAGCAGGGAGCGCCAATCGGCCCGCTCAAATTCGGGCGAGTCAGGTTGCCCAAAATCTGTTCAAACGCACCAAAGAAAAATGCCCTGTCTTTTTTGATAGCTCCGCCGATGTTGCCGCCGAATTGTTCGCGATGAAAATCCTTGAGCGGTTTGCCGTCAGCAGTGTCTGAGGTCAGAGCTTCCAGCCGCTGGAAATGAAACAAGTCTCCACGCAGTTGGTTGCCGCCGGATTTGGTGATGACGTTGATCACGCCGCCGGCTGAGCGACCGAATTCGGCGCTGGCGCCGGAAGAAACGACCTGAAATTCCTTGATTGCGCCGATAGGAATATCAATCGCGGCGCGTTGCCCGCCAGCCTGTTCGGCAAAAAATCCGTTGTTGTAATCGCCACCATCCAGGCTGATGTTATTGAAAATTCCGCGCTGACCGTTGAAGTTGATTTCGTCGCCATCGGGCCCTTGCGTGATGCTCACCCCCGGCGTCAACGTCAGCAAATCTTCAAATTTGCGCCCCAGCACGGGAGTGCGGCTGATGGCTTTTTCGTTCAGCGTCGCGCTGGCTTCGGTTTTGACCGTGTCAATCGTCGGCGAAGCGGTGATGGTAATGCGATCCTGCACCGCCGACACTTTCAGGCTCAGATTCAGGTTGATTGTCTGGCCGACGGTCAATGGAATGTTTTGTTGTTCCAGCGTCGAATACCCTTGTTTGGTCACCGTCAGCGTGTAGCTGCCGGGTTGCAGTTGCAGGAACACAAAGCGTCCGTTTGAATCCGTACTTAGATTTTTGTTGGTGTTGGTATCCAGGTTTTTGACTTCAACGGTTGCGCCGGCAATGACCGCGCCGGTTTGATCGCTGATTGTCCCCTGAATCGAACCTGTTGTGCTTTGCGATTGCGCCAGGGCCGCGGAAACAGCGGTCAGCAAGACGAGCGAGAAAAGTACTACCAGTCGAATGGTATGTTGCATTCTGTGCCTCCTAAGGGAAATGTTGTGAATTTGTCCCTAGTCCTGAGTCGTTGAATTGAGCGCACTACAATGGCGCGCACTTTTTTAGTGTTGATGACTGCAAAGCTTAAGTTGATGAGTTCGGGTTGACGCCGCGGATTCTAAAGATCGTCTGCGGAAGTGGCAAGAGGACAAATCCGCGAACAGTGCCAAAAATCACTGGGACTGTTCGCAGATTGGACAAGGTCACTTTTTGACGGATTTCAGCAGGGTTTTGAATTCGTTTTGCGCGGCGGCAATGGTTTTGGCCGGGCCCGTCAATTTGAAAAAGACCACGCTGGAAGGATCTTCGACAATTGCGCCGAGCATACGATAGCCCGGCTTTGGGGTTGGCGCTTGTCCCATGGCCATTCCGCCTCCGGAAAACGTTCCCGTCACATCCACCGTGGTCACGGTTAAACCGTTGATGGTTTCTTTTCCCTGTTTGGCCTTGGCCGCCGAAGCGCTTCCGTCCGGTTGTTGAAACTGCCCGATCCAGCGATCAATGTTTGCCTGTGTGCCGCCTCCGATGTTGACGAACACTGCGCATTCCCCGCCTTCGCTGTCGCCCGCAGCCGCAGGAACCAGGTAAGTTGCTGCGCGCATACCGCCGGCAGGTTTGGCTTCCCAGTGCGACGGAGCTGTCCATTTAATCTCGCCGGTCGGACCGCTGGGTCGCATTGGAACCGACGCCGGAGCCGAGGAACTCGTCTCCGGCGCTGTCGCAGCGGTTGACGAACTTGCGGTTTGATTGGACGTAATTTCTTTGGGGGCATCCGCGCAGGCAGCAAACAGTAACGCAGAAGCGAAAACGGCTGCGGCACACCAGTTGGCAAACGTACAAATGAATTTCATAAAAAACTCCCTCTCAAGAATGAAAATGGGACAAGGCAAAAAGCTTGCCCCTAGTGATCTCAGGCTTCACTCGGTGGAGCCGATTTGTCTTTGAAGAACAGCAGGAAAATGATCAGAATCACCGCTGCGAAAATCGCCGGTTTTGCCCACAACGGTTTCCATTCAATGGCTTTCAACTCTGTGCGGCGCAGTTCGGCTTTTTGCGCTTCAAGCTGGGCAATCTGCGCCGGATCGGCTGCGGGATTGGCTTTCAGCTTTTCCAACTCGGCGGTTTTGGCGACCATTTGCTGCGCCGCTTCGGTGGATTTCGCTGTCGTGTGTTGGCTCAGAACATAATCGGCGGCCTTGGCTCCGATGAACATGCCCAGTCCCAAGGTGAACAGAACGATCAACCCTTGCGCCTGTGCGCGAATATGTTTGGGCGCAACCTGATCGGTGTAAATCTGTCCCGTGACAAAGAAAAAGTCGTAACAAATGCCGTGCAGCAAAATTCCGACGATGATCATCCAGCGAATTTCGTCCGGCGCACCGAACGAAAACAGCGCGTACCGAATCACCCACGCCAGCATTCCCACCGCCAGCATCCACTTTACGCCCAGCTTGCGGAAAAACAGCGGCATCACCAGCATAAAAAAGATTTCCGACATCTGGCCATAAGACATTGTTTGTCCAATCGGCAAGCCGGTCATTTCCACAATCCGGCTGGTGATTTGGTAATAAAATGAAAGTGGAATGCAGATCAAAAACGACGAAAGCGCAAAAATCAGATAGGACGGTTTGGTCAGCAATGCCAACGCGTCTAATCCAAGCGCCTGGCCGATGCTGACGTTGCCGTTTTTCACCGGCGGCGTATTGGGAAGCGCCAAACTGTAAATGCCCAGCAAAATTCCTGCGCCAGCCGTCAGATAAAACATCTCTACGCCGGTTTCCCATTTCAACCAACTCAGCGAAAGACCGGCAACAATCCATCCGATCGTCCCCAACACGCGGATCAACGGAAAGTCTTTTTCCGTATCCTCAATGTTTCTCATCGCCAGCGTATTGCTCATTGCCAGCGTTGGGTAGTACGTCAACTGACTGAGAAAAATGACGAAGTTGATGGAAGCCGGCGAACTGCCTCCGGTCATCATCTTTGCCGCAGCAAACATCAGCACGCCGCCGATCAAATGCATCGCGGCCATCACGTGTTGCGCGGCGAAAAACCGATCAGCAATCATTCCCACAAAGACCGGCGCGATGATTGCCGCAATCGGCCCTACAGCATACGTCCAGCCAATGTCGCCAGCCGAAAAGCCAATTGTTCCCAGATAATTCGGCGCGGTGACAAACCATGCGCCCCAGACGAAAAACTGCAAGAACATCATCGCCGACAATTGCAGGCGGGTTTTCGCATTCATAAGGTTTTGTGTCTCGCTTTAGAGTTGGATTTTGAAATCGTAGATGAACGTCTGTGAAGACGTGGCGGATTCTACCCCGACTGGCTTGGCGAAGGCGAGCGCCAGTCAAAGTTTCATCAGTTTGCTTGCCATACCGAATCCGATTGAGTAAAACCTGCCTGCACTCATTTTTGACCCTGAATTCGACGCGTTAGAAACATTATGGCAGAGCAAAATCTATTCATCGGAATTGACCTGGGTGGAACCAACATCAAAGCCGCTTTGGTCAACACAGACACTGGCGAAATTGCCGCAACCCGTTCGACGCCCACACATTCCCGCGAAGGCCACGAAGCCGTTATCGCGCAAATGGCCGTGCTGGTTGAAGAAATCACTTTGACCAGTCACAAAACCAAGGACGAGATCGGCGGTATTGGCATTGGCATTCCGGGCGCGCTTGATCTGGAAAAAGGCGCGACAATCTTTTTACCCAACCTGCCCGGCAATTGGCGCAACGTTCCCGTTCGCGACCAACTATCAAAATTGAGCAAATTGCACGTGGCAATTTTGAACGACGCGCGTTCGATGACGCTGGGCGAATGGAAATTCGGCGCGGGCCGTGGATTCGACACGGCTTGTTACACGCTGGGAACAGGAATCGGTGGCGGCCTGGTGTTGAACGGCCAATTGTTTTTGGGCATCAACGGTTCGGCGGGCGAACTCGGTCACGTCAGCGTAGACCTCAACGGCCCGAAATGCGGTTGCGGCAGTCGTGGTTGCATCGAAGCGTACGCTTCCGGCCCGGCCATCGCCGCAATGGGCATGAAAGCCGTCGTCCAGGGCCGCAACACTGTGATCGCCGAAATGTGTGACGGCGATTTGAACAAGATCACGCCGGAACTGGTTTGCGAAGCTGCCCGGCGAGGCGATGAAGCCGCGCGCGAAATTTATGAATTTGCCGGAAAAATCATCGGCGCGGGCATCGCCAATGTGATCACGGCTGTCACCCCCCGCCGCATCGTCATTGGCGGAGGCGTCGCCGCAGCCGGAGAACTGATTCTTGATCCGATTCGCCGCTCAATGCGTTCGCGCGTCTTTCTGGTGGATTCGCTGCAAGTCGAAGTCGTCCCAGCGCAACTTGGTAACAACGCGGGGCTGATTGGCGCAGCCACCTGGGCCAGACACCAGCTTGAAGGAAAAGGGAAATGACCCTGAACGTTGACACGCTGACAGCAGAACAGTTTGCCAAAACGATTGACCATTCTTTGCTCCAACCTCAGTTGACCGAAGCTGATGTCATTGCCGGTTGCGAACTTGCCGCGCGCTATCAGGTTGCGTCGGTTTGCCTAAAACCCTACCACGTCAAACTCGCCGCAAAACTCCTCGCTGGTTCTGGCGTTCTGGTCGGCACTGTCGTCGGGTTTCCGCACGGCAGTTCAACCGTCGAAACCAAATTGGCCGAAGCTCGGCAGGCGTTGGATGATGGAGCAGTAGAGCTGGATATGGTTCTCAACTACGGTCAGCTTCGCTCCGGCGAAGTTGACTATGTCGCCCGCGAAGTCAAAGCCATCTGTGATCTGGCGCATTCGCGCAACGCCAAAGTCAAAGTCATTTTTGAAAACGCCTACTTAACCGACGAACAGAAAATTACCGCCTGCAAAGTTTGCAACGAAGCCGGAGCCGATTGGGTCAAAACTTCGACTGGCTTTGCTCCCAGCGGAGCCACGATTGCCGACATCCGGCTGATGCGCGCCAACGTCAGCGACCGTGTTCAGGTCAAAGCCGCGCATGGCGTGCGAACGCTGGCTGCTGCTTTGGAAATGATCGAAGCAGGCGTGACGCGCATCGGCGCGACGGCAACGGCAACGATGTGCGATGACTTTGCCAAATGGCGAGCGGGAGAATTGAAGATCGAACGCGCCGAACCGGCGGGCGGCTATTGAGCCTGCACATCAGTGCCGCGACTGGTAAGGAGTGGGGACGCTCAAACAATTTCATTATTCACAAATGAAAAACATAAAAGTCGGAGTTGTCGGCACTGGTTTCATTGGCCCTGCGCACATTGAA includes:
- a CDS encoding TonB-dependent receptor, which gives rise to MQHTIRLVVLFSLVLLTAVSAALAQSQSTTGSIQGTISDQTGAVIAGATVEVKNLDTNTNKNLSTDSNGRFVFLQLQPGSYTLTVTKQGYSTLEQQNIPLTVGQTINLNLSLKVSAVQDRITITASPTIDTVKTEASATLNEKAISRTPVLGRKFEDLLTLTPGVSITQGPDGDEINFNGQRGIFNNISLDGGDYNNGFFAEQAGGQRAAIDIPIGAIKEFQVVSSGASAEFGRSAGGVINVITKSGGNQLRGDLFHFQRLEALTSDTADGKPLKDFHREQFGGNIGGAIKKDRAFFFGAFEQILGNLTRPNLSGPIGAPCSVQTPTIQANEALINSSADCQRLALINFFKTTRNQDEGQPVKKPINTSAFLGKLNFNLTPTNELALSYNFNRSKKENETFDVPTYGTTANGTEGPGKIHAFNLNLFTTLSATMVNEFHATYLREDRPRSATQSNIPADTAMGFGPSFRFGNPFFLGPNIDELFQRWQLKDTFSLIAGAHNIKMGGDWTYSNNAQVFRGFFEGRYIFDSVTGFLHYASPASLGPGFGPNIKGCSNGSYVAASAACPSGATTTGGPLLLFLQGAALDGVATDATGASNIDNEEYSLFIQDKWQAKHGLTLSYGLRWEAQMFPAMTVSPESTAYGSFLKDPRFPSDGTLPDQKLMFQPRVGLAWDLGQNGKTVFRASWGIFNARQNMLSQVGSITTNGVQQQTIFLNSDIIASGVPGPTWPNVTVPSKVPAGQFPLFSGVRVFSRDYANPRIYTTNFGIEHEIVNSLAVYLDFTHSKGVHMTRFLNANRDGIFSPQLGEVMVTSSVGKSLYRGVTVGLRKRFSHGIQFDGNYVYSQDYDDDSNERDPFTDRSFDIHRLYLDYALADRDIRHKFNFSMNTELPGKFQSNVRIQARSAQPITPDVRTALNRNTVRKDNEYFSLDWTLSRRFGGERFAIIPTFEMFNTLNNKNLINPQTVAPLPIDTLNTSPGLFNFDGFLRQGVGDPRQVQLSIRITF
- a CDS encoding MFS transporter, which translates into the protein MNAKTRLQLSAMMFLQFFVWGAWFVTAPNYLGTIGFSAGDIGWTYAVGPIAAIIAPVFVGMIADRFFAAQHVMAAMHLIGGVLMFAAAKMMTGGSSPASINFVIFLSQLTYYPTLAMSNTLAMRNIEDTEKDFPLIRVLGTIGWIVAGLSLSWLKWETGVEMFYLTAGAGILLGIYSLALPNTPPVKNGNVSIGQALGLDALALLTKPSYLIFALSSFLICIPLSFYYQITSRIVEMTGLPIGQTMSYGQMSEIFFMLVMPLFFRKLGVKWMLAVGMLAWVIRYALFSFGAPDEIRWMIIVGILLHGICYDFFFVTGQIYTDQVAPKHIRAQAQGLIVLFTLGLGMFIGAKAADYVLSQHTTAKSTEAAQQMVAKTAELEKLKANPAADPAQIAQLEAQKAELRRTELKAIEWKPLWAKPAIFAAVILIIFLLFFKDKSAPPSEA
- a CDS encoding ROK family protein, translated to MAEQNLFIGIDLGGTNIKAALVNTDTGEIAATRSTPTHSREGHEAVIAQMAVLVEEITLTSHKTKDEIGGIGIGIPGALDLEKGATIFLPNLPGNWRNVPVRDQLSKLSKLHVAILNDARSMTLGEWKFGAGRGFDTACYTLGTGIGGGLVLNGQLFLGINGSAGELGHVSVDLNGPKCGCGSRGCIEAYASGPAIAAMGMKAVVQGRNTVIAEMCDGDLNKITPELVCEAARRGDEAAREIYEFAGKIIGAGIANVITAVTPRRIVIGGGVAAAGELILDPIRRSMRSRVFLVDSLQVEVVPAQLGNNAGLIGAATWARHQLEGKGK
- the deoC gene encoding deoxyribose-phosphate aldolase → MTLNVDTLTAEQFAKTIDHSLLQPQLTEADVIAGCELAARYQVASVCLKPYHVKLAAKLLAGSGVLVGTVVGFPHGSSTVETKLAEARQALDDGAVELDMVLNYGQLRSGEVDYVAREVKAICDLAHSRNAKVKVIFENAYLTDEQKITACKVCNEAGADWVKTSTGFAPSGATIADIRLMRANVSDRVQVKAAHGVRTLAAALEMIEAGVTRIGATATATMCDDFAKWRAGELKIERAEPAGGY